A DNA window from Bradyrhizobium sp. CCBAU 53421 contains the following coding sequences:
- a CDS encoding MdtB/MuxB family multidrug efflux RND transporter permease subunit yields MNPSRPFILRPVATTLMMIAIMLSGMLAFRFLPVAALPEVDYPTIQVQTFYPGASPDVMTSSVTAPLEVQFGQMPNLNQMSSVSSAGSSVITLQFGLSISLDVAEQEVQAAINAAGNLLPSDLPAPPIYAKVNPADAPILTLGLTSKTMPLTQVQDFVDTRLAQKISQLPGVGLVSISGGQRPAVRIQADIRKLAAYGLNIDDLRTTLGNANVNTPKGNFDGAMRAYTINANDQIRNASDYRSLIIAYKNGSPVRLSDVGNVVDGAQNDKLGAWMNETQAIILNIQRQPGANVISVVQGIKDLLPQLQATLPAAIDLNILTDRTVTIRASVRDVEYELALAVVLVVLVIFVFLRSTRATLIPSLSVPLSLVGTLGAMYLFGFSLNNLSLMALTIATGFVVDDAIVVIENISRYIEEGESPLEAALRGSEQIGFTIISLTVSLIAVLIPLLFMGDVVGRLFREFAITLSVTILISAVVSLTLVPMACAKLLKPESMTRENTFQRLSREGFDHVIAIYARMLNWVLDRQTFVLLIALATFGLTALLYVVIPKGFFPVQDTGVIQAISEAPQSVSYAAMAERQQRLASAILRDPDVESLSSFIGVDGTNTTLNSGRILINLKPHEQRKASVSTVMDRIKASTAALTGIALYMQPVQDLTIEGTVSRTQYQFILQDADPNELAEWTPKLVDKLRELPELSDVSSDISAQGLSVFVDIDRDQAARFGITPATIDNALYDSYGQRIVSTVFTNSNQYRVILEADPSLQNSLDSLSSIYLPSSVGSTPVPLSVMAKMRVETAPLQVSHLGQFPSATVSFNLAPGASLGGAVTAIKQAQAEINQPLGMITSFQGAALAFQSSLSNQLFLILAAIITVYIVLGVLYESFIHPLTILSTLPSAGIGALLALMMAGQDLTIIAIIGIILLIGIVKKNAIMMIDFALDAERNEGKPPREAIYQACLLRFRPIIMTTMAAVLGALPLMLGSGAGSELRHPLGISIVGGLLVSQLLTLFTTPVIYLWFDRLALRFAGRADEVGEASGSR; encoded by the coding sequence ATGAACCCGTCGCGGCCATTCATCCTGCGGCCGGTGGCGACGACCCTGATGATGATCGCCATCATGCTGTCGGGCATGCTGGCATTCAGGTTCCTGCCGGTCGCCGCGCTGCCAGAGGTCGATTATCCGACCATCCAGGTGCAGACCTTCTATCCGGGCGCCAGCCCCGACGTGATGACCTCGTCGGTGACGGCGCCGCTCGAGGTGCAGTTCGGCCAGATGCCGAATCTGAACCAGATGAGCTCGGTGAGCTCTGCGGGCTCGTCCGTGATCACGCTGCAGTTCGGCCTGTCGATCTCGCTCGACGTCGCCGAGCAGGAGGTGCAGGCCGCGATCAACGCCGCCGGCAATCTGTTGCCGTCGGACCTGCCGGCGCCGCCGATCTACGCCAAGGTCAATCCGGCCGACGCGCCGATCCTCACCCTCGGCCTGACCTCGAAGACGATGCCGCTGACCCAGGTGCAGGACTTCGTCGACACAAGGCTGGCGCAGAAGATCTCGCAGCTGCCCGGCGTCGGCCTCGTCAGCATCAGCGGCGGCCAGCGGCCCGCGGTGCGGATCCAGGCCGACATCCGCAAGCTCGCGGCCTACGGCCTCAACATCGACGATCTCCGCACCACGCTCGGCAACGCCAACGTCAACACGCCGAAAGGCAATTTCGACGGCGCGATGCGCGCCTACACCATCAACGCCAATGACCAGATCCGCAATGCCAGCGACTACCGCTCGCTGATCATCGCCTACAAGAACGGCTCGCCGGTCCGCCTCAGCGACGTCGGCAACGTCGTCGACGGTGCGCAGAACGACAAGCTCGGCGCCTGGATGAACGAGACGCAGGCGATCATCCTGAACATCCAGCGCCAGCCCGGCGCCAACGTGATCTCGGTGGTGCAGGGCATCAAGGACCTGTTGCCGCAGTTGCAGGCGACGCTGCCGGCCGCGATCGACCTCAACATCCTGACCGACCGTACCGTGACGATCCGGGCCTCGGTCCGCGACGTCGAATACGAGCTGGCGCTCGCGGTGGTGCTGGTGGTGCTGGTCATCTTCGTGTTCCTGCGCTCGACCCGCGCCACACTGATCCCGAGCCTGTCGGTGCCGCTCTCGCTGGTCGGCACGCTGGGCGCCATGTATCTGTTCGGCTTTAGCCTGAACAATCTGTCGCTGATGGCGCTGACGATCGCGACCGGCTTCGTCGTCGACGACGCCATCGTCGTGATCGAGAACATCTCGCGCTATATCGAGGAGGGCGAGTCGCCGCTCGAGGCGGCGCTGCGCGGCTCCGAGCAGATCGGCTTCACCATCATCTCGCTGACGGTGTCGCTGATCGCGGTGCTGATCCCGCTGCTGTTCATGGGCGACGTCGTCGGCCGCCTGTTCCGCGAATTCGCCATCACGCTGTCGGTCACGATCCTGATCTCCGCCGTGGTGTCGCTGACGCTGGTGCCGATGGCTTGCGCAAAACTGCTCAAGCCGGAGAGCATGACGCGCGAGAACACCTTCCAGCGGCTCAGCCGCGAAGGCTTCGACCATGTCATCGCGATCTACGCCCGGATGCTCAACTGGGTGCTGGACCGCCAGACCTTCGTGCTGCTGATCGCGCTCGCCACCTTTGGTCTCACGGCGCTGCTCTATGTCGTGATCCCCAAGGGCTTCTTCCCGGTGCAGGACACCGGCGTGATCCAGGCGATCTCGGAGGCGCCGCAATCGGTGTCCTACGCGGCGATGGCCGAGCGGCAGCAGCGGCTCGCCAGCGCGATCCTCAGGGATCCAGACGTCGAGAGCCTGTCGTCGTTCATCGGCGTCGACGGCACCAACACCACGCTCAACAGCGGCCGCATCCTGATCAATTTGAAGCCGCATGAGCAGCGCAAGGCCAGCGTCTCGACAGTGATGGACCGGATCAAGGCCAGCACCGCGGCGTTGACCGGAATCGCGCTCTACATGCAGCCGGTGCAGGACCTCACCATCGAAGGCACGGTGAGCCGGACGCAGTATCAGTTCATCCTGCAGGACGCCGATCCGAACGAGCTCGCGGAATGGACGCCGAAGCTGGTCGACAAGCTCAGGGAGTTGCCCGAGCTCAGCGACGTCAGCAGCGATATCTCCGCGCAGGGCCTTTCGGTGTTCGTGGACATCGACCGCGACCAGGCCGCGCGGTTCGGCATCACGCCAGCGACGATCGACAATGCGCTGTACGATTCCTACGGCCAGCGCATCGTCTCCACGGTCTTCACCAATTCGAACCAGTACCGCGTCATCCTCGAGGCCGATCCGTCGTTGCAGAACTCGCTGGATTCGCTGTCGTCGATCTATCTGCCGTCATCGGTGGGCTCGACGCCGGTGCCGCTTTCCGTGATGGCCAAGATGCGGGTGGAGACCGCGCCGCTGCAGGTCTCGCATCTCGGCCAATTCCCGTCGGCAACCGTCTCGTTCAACCTGGCGCCGGGCGCCTCGCTCGGCGGGGCGGTGACCGCGATCAAGCAGGCGCAGGCCGAGATCAACCAGCCGCTCGGCATGATCACGAGCTTCCAGGGCGCGGCGCTGGCGTTCCAGTCGTCGCTCTCCAACCAGCTGTTCCTGATCCTGGCCGCGATCATCACGGTCTATATCGTGCTGGGCGTGCTCTATGAGAGCTTCATCCATCCCCTGACCATCCTCTCGACGCTGCCGTCGGCCGGCATTGGTGCGTTGCTGGCGCTGATGATGGCGGGGCAGGATCTCACCATCATCGCGATCATCGGCATCATCCTCTTGATCGGGATCGTGAAGAAGAACGCGATCATGATGATCGACTTCGCGCTCGACGCCGAGCGCAACGAGGGCAAGCCGCCGCGGGAGGCGATCTATCAGGCCTGTCTGCTGCGGTTCCGGCCGATCATCATGACGACGATGGCCGCGGTCCTCGGCGCCCTGCCGCTGATGCTCGGCAGCGGTGCCGGCTCCGAGCTCCGCCATCCGCTCGGCATCTCGATCGTCGGCGGCCTCCTGGTGAGCCAGCTGCTGACGCTGTTCACGACGCCGGTGATCTATCTCTGGTTCGATCGCCTGGCGTTGCGGTTTGCCGGTCGGGCTGACGAGGTCGGCGAGGCGAGCGGGTCGCGTTGA
- a CDS encoding efflux RND transporter permease subunit, translating to MDPSTPFIRRPVATTLLTFGLAAAGIFAFFKLPVSPLPQVDFPTISVQATLPGASPQDVATTVASPLERHLGQIADVSEMTSSSSVGQTRITLQFNLNRDIDGAARDVQAAINAARADLPTSLRSNPTYRKVNPADAPILILTLTSDTLTRGALYDAASTVLAQKLSQVEGIGEVVVGGSSLPAVRVDLTPQALYKYGIGLEDVRAALSSANAHSPKGGIDVGDQRYQVYANDQANKADDYRSLIVAYRNGAPVHLSDVGEVADGVENLRNAGLANGKPAVLLILYRQPNANIISTVDLVKGLMPQLQASISPAIDIGLAVDRSTTIRTSLRDVERTLVLAVLLVIIVVFAFLRNLRATFIPVVAVSVSLVATFGAMYLFGYSLDNLSLMALTVATGFVVDDAIVVLENVTRYIEDGLSPLEAALKGANEVGFTVLSMSISLIAVFIPILLMAGIVGRLFREFAMVISISILISLAVSLATTPMMCAVLLKPDRGGHGRLYWASERFFEAMLSFYRRTLTAALAHPLSVMLILATVFGLNFYLYDVIPKGFFPQQDTGRLVGSIQADQSVSFQLMQKKLAQFVGIIQKDPAVETVVGFTGGGQTNSGFVFVSLRPLDQRKIGADGVIARLRREMAVVPGASLFLQAVQDIRVGGRQSNAQYQYTLQGSTLEELNEWTPKIAAALQRDPNLADVNSDQQNKGLESDLVIDRDAAARLGITVSQIDNTLYDAFGQRQVSTIYVARNQYHVIMEVAPRYWQNPETLKDVYISTSGGSVGGSQSTNAVAGTVVTPGTSSAASSANAQAARNQATNSIGSTGKGVASTGSAVSTNSETMIPLSAVAAFKQGATPLAVNHQGLLVANTISFNLPPNVSLSTAVSSIEATMNRIGVPATIRGTFQGSAKAFQDSLGNQPFLILAAIVTIYIVLGVLYESYVHPLTILSTLPSAGVGALLALMAFKTEFSIMALIGVILLIGIVKKNAIMMIDFALEAERKRGLEPLEAIREACLLRFRPIMMTTMAALLGAVPLAIGMGDGGELRQPLGIAIVGGLILSQVLTLYTTPVIYLYLDRFRLWAQRVRRGGAVRMAGSSLQPGE from the coding sequence ATGGATCCGTCAACGCCCTTCATCCGCCGGCCGGTCGCAACCACGCTGTTGACGTTCGGGCTTGCGGCGGCCGGCATTTTCGCGTTCTTCAAGCTGCCGGTGTCGCCGCTGCCGCAGGTGGATTTTCCGACCATCTCGGTGCAGGCGACGCTTCCCGGCGCCAGCCCGCAGGACGTTGCGACCACGGTGGCCAGCCCGCTTGAACGGCACCTCGGCCAGATCGCCGACGTCAGCGAGATGACGTCGTCGAGCTCGGTCGGTCAGACCCGGATCACGCTGCAGTTCAACCTCAACCGCGACATCGACGGCGCGGCGCGGGACGTGCAGGCGGCGATCAACGCGGCGCGGGCCGATCTGCCGACCAGCCTGCGCAGCAATCCCACCTACCGCAAGGTCAATCCGGCCGACGCGCCGATCCTGATCCTGACCCTGACGTCGGATACACTGACCCGCGGCGCGCTCTACGATGCCGCCTCCACGGTGCTGGCGCAGAAGCTGTCGCAGGTCGAGGGCATCGGCGAGGTCGTGGTGGGCGGCAGCTCGCTACCGGCCGTCCGGGTCGATCTGACCCCGCAGGCGCTCTACAAATACGGCATCGGTCTGGAAGACGTCCGAGCGGCGCTGTCGAGCGCCAACGCCCACAGCCCCAAGGGCGGCATCGATGTCGGCGACCAGCGCTACCAGGTCTATGCCAACGACCAGGCCAACAAGGCCGACGACTACAGATCGCTGATCGTGGCCTACCGCAATGGCGCGCCGGTTCATCTGTCCGATGTCGGCGAGGTGGCCGACGGCGTCGAGAATTTGCGCAATGCCGGGCTCGCCAACGGCAAGCCCGCGGTGCTGCTCATCCTCTACCGGCAGCCGAACGCCAACATCATCTCGACCGTCGACCTGGTGAAGGGGCTGATGCCGCAGCTGCAAGCCTCGATTTCGCCGGCGATCGACATTGGCCTTGCGGTGGATCGCTCGACGACCATCCGCACCTCGCTCCGGGATGTCGAGCGGACATTGGTGCTGGCGGTGCTGCTGGTCATCATCGTGGTGTTCGCGTTCCTGCGCAATCTGCGCGCCACCTTCATCCCTGTCGTGGCGGTCTCGGTGTCGCTGGTCGCGACCTTCGGGGCGATGTACCTGTTCGGCTACAGCCTCGATAATCTGTCGCTGATGGCGCTGACGGTCGCGACCGGCTTCGTGGTCGACGACGCCATCGTCGTGCTGGAGAACGTCACCCGCTACATCGAGGACGGCCTGAGCCCGCTCGAAGCGGCGCTGAAGGGCGCCAACGAGGTGGGCTTCACCGTGCTGTCGATGAGCATCTCGCTGATCGCGGTGTTCATCCCGATCCTGCTGATGGCCGGCATCGTCGGGCGGCTGTTCCGCGAATTCGCGATGGTGATCTCGATCTCGATCCTGATCTCGCTCGCGGTGTCGCTGGCGACCACCCCGATGATGTGCGCGGTGCTGCTCAAGCCGGACCGCGGCGGCCATGGCCGGCTCTATTGGGCCAGCGAGCGCTTCTTCGAGGCGATGCTGAGTTTCTATCGCAGGACGCTGACCGCGGCGCTGGCGCACCCGCTGTCGGTGATGCTGATCCTGGCGACGGTGTTCGGCCTCAACTTCTATCTCTATGACGTGATCCCGAAGGGCTTCTTCCCGCAGCAGGACACCGGACGGCTGGTCGGCTCGATCCAGGCCGACCAGAGCGTGTCGTTCCAGCTGATGCAGAAGAAGCTCGCGCAGTTCGTCGGCATCATCCAGAAGGATCCGGCGGTGGAGACCGTGGTCGGCTTCACCGGCGGCGGCCAGACCAATTCGGGATTCGTGTTCGTCTCGCTGCGTCCGCTCGACCAGCGCAAGATCGGCGCCGATGGCGTGATTGCGCGGCTGCGCCGCGAGATGGCGGTGGTGCCCGGCGCGAGCCTGTTTTTGCAGGCGGTGCAGGACATCCGGGTCGGCGGACGTCAGTCCAACGCGCAGTACCAGTACACGCTGCAGGGCTCGACGCTGGAAGAGCTCAATGAATGGACGCCGAAGATCGCGGCGGCCTTGCAGCGTGACCCGAACCTTGCCGACGTCAACAGCGACCAGCAGAACAAGGGCCTGGAATCCGACCTCGTGATCGACCGTGATGCCGCGGCCCGGCTCGGCATCACGGTGAGCCAGATCGACAACACCCTCTACGACGCCTTCGGCCAGCGCCAGGTGTCGACGATCTATGTCGCGCGCAACCAGTACCACGTCATCATGGAGGTCGCGCCGCGCTATTGGCAGAACCCCGAGACGCTCAAGGACGTCTACATCAGCACGTCGGGCGGATCGGTCGGCGGCTCGCAATCGACCAACGCGGTGGCCGGCACCGTGGTGACGCCGGGAACCTCGAGCGCGGCCAGTTCGGCCAACGCCCAGGCCGCGCGCAACCAGGCCACCAATTCGATCGGTTCGACCGGGAAGGGCGTGGCCTCGACCGGGTCGGCCGTCTCGACCAACAGCGAGACCATGATCCCGCTGTCAGCGGTGGCGGCGTTCAAGCAGGGCGCGACGCCGCTTGCGGTCAACCACCAGGGCCTGCTGGTCGCCAACACAATCTCGTTCAACCTGCCGCCCAACGTGTCGCTGAGCACCGCAGTCAGCAGCATCGAGGCGACCATGAACCGGATCGGCGTCCCGGCCACGATCCGCGGTACCTTCCAGGGCTCCGCGAAGGCGTTCCAGGATTCGCTCGGCAATCAGCCGTTCCTGATCCTGGCGGCGATTGTCACGATCTACATCGTGCTCGGCGTGCTCTATGAGAGCTACGTCCATCCGCTGACCATCTTGTCCACATTGCCCTCCGCAGGTGTGGGTGCCTTGCTGGCGCTGATGGCATTCAAGACCGAGTTCAGTATCATGGCGCTGATCGGCGTCATCCTGCTGATCGGCATTGTGAAGAAGAACGCCATCATGATGATCGACTTTGCGCTGGAGGCGGAACGCAAGCGCGGGCTGGAGCCGCTGGAAGCGATCAGGGAAGCATGCCTGCTGCGCTTCCGCCCGATCATGATGACGACGATGGCCGCGCTGCTTGGCGCCGTGCCGCTCGCCATCGGCATGGGCGACGGCGGCGAGCTGCGGCAGCCGCTCGGCATCGCCATCGTCGGCGGCCTGATCCTGAGCCAGGTCCTGACACTCTACACGACGCCGGTGATCTACCTCTATCTCGACCGGTTCCGCTTGTGGGCCCAGCGCGTCCGTCGCGGCGGCGCCGTGCGGATGGCGGGCTCCTCACTTCAACCGGGCGAGTAA
- a CDS encoding DASS family sodium-coupled anion symporter, which produces MKTSWRTFAPLLVWLVIYLVPVPSGLNANQWHYFAVFAGVITGLILESMPVGAVGLIGLTVAGVGGYVEPDPNKSLRWMLGGFSESTVWLIVGAFVFSIGYRKSGLGRRLALLLVRGLGRRSIGLGYAVAFSDLVLAPATPSNTARSGGTIYPIVSNIPRIYGSEPGPTAGKIGTFVMWTAFATTAVTSSLFLTALAPNAAALSIAKKLVNIEVGWSQWFIGFAPLGILLLLLVPLLSYVVCRPEIKESPEIVTWSEGELAKMGPPSRHEWIMAVLVLLAMFLWICGSNPNISVPLLGSNFINATTVVFVVISLMLLTGVIAFEDIVAEKSAWEVFFYFTSLLTLSSGLNEIGFIKWVAEGYAKPLAGTSPLVGMILLVTFFFWIHYFFSSITSHTAAVLPVVLAVGSSIPGLSVQTLMLLCVYSLGLMGVISPYATGPAPMYYGSGYIGKGDFWKFGLIFGLIYFAGLLLIVLPWLQTIG; this is translated from the coding sequence ATGAAGACGTCATGGCGGACGTTTGCGCCGTTGCTGGTCTGGCTCGTGATCTATCTGGTGCCGGTGCCGTCAGGGCTGAACGCCAATCAGTGGCACTATTTTGCGGTGTTCGCCGGCGTCATCACCGGGCTGATTCTGGAATCGATGCCGGTCGGCGCGGTGGGCCTGATCGGACTGACGGTCGCCGGCGTCGGCGGCTATGTCGAGCCGGATCCGAACAAGTCGCTGCGCTGGATGCTCGGCGGCTTCTCCGAGAGCACGGTGTGGCTGATCGTCGGCGCCTTCGTGTTCTCGATCGGCTACCGCAAGAGCGGGCTCGGCCGCCGGCTGGCGCTGCTCCTAGTGCGCGGGCTCGGCCGCCGCTCCATCGGGCTCGGCTATGCGGTGGCATTCTCCGATCTCGTGCTGGCGCCGGCGACGCCGTCCAACACCGCGCGCTCGGGGGGCACCATCTATCCGATCGTCAGCAACATCCCCCGCATCTACGGCTCCGAGCCCGGTCCGACCGCGGGCAAGATCGGCACCTTCGTGATGTGGACGGCGTTCGCGACCACGGCCGTCACCAGCTCGCTGTTTCTGACCGCGCTGGCGCCGAACGCCGCCGCGCTGTCGATCGCCAAGAAGCTCGTCAATATCGAGGTCGGCTGGTCGCAATGGTTCATCGGCTTCGCGCCGCTCGGCATCCTTCTGCTGCTGCTGGTGCCGCTGCTGAGCTACGTCGTCTGCCGGCCCGAGATCAAGGAGAGCCCGGAGATCGTGACCTGGAGCGAGGGCGAGCTCGCCAAGATGGGGCCGCCTTCGCGCCACGAATGGATCATGGCGGTGCTGGTGCTGCTCGCGATGTTCCTGTGGATCTGCGGCTCCAATCCCAATATCAGCGTGCCGCTGCTCGGCTCGAACTTCATCAACGCGACCACTGTCGTGTTCGTCGTGATCTCGCTGATGCTGCTCACGGGCGTGATCGCGTTCGAGGACATCGTCGCCGAGAAGAGCGCGTGGGAGGTATTTTTCTATTTCACCTCGCTGCTCACGCTGTCGTCGGGTCTCAACGAGATCGGCTTCATCAAATGGGTGGCCGAGGGTTATGCCAAGCCGCTCGCAGGCACGTCGCCGCTGGTCGGGATGATCCTGCTCGTCACCTTTTTCTTCTGGATCCACTATTTCTTCTCGAGCATCACCTCGCATACTGCCGCCGTGCTGCCGGTGGTGCTCGCGGTCGGCTCCAGCATCCCCGGCCTGTCGGTGCAGACCTTGATGCTGCTGTGCGTCTATTCGCTCGGGCTGATGGGGGTGATCTCGCCCTACGCCACGGGACCGGCGCCGATGTATTACGGCAGCGGCTATATCGGCAAAGGCGACTTCTGGAAGTTCGGGCTGATCTTCGGCCTGATCTACTTTGCCGGATTGTTGCTGATCGTGTTGCCCTGGTTACAGACGATCGGGTAA
- a CDS encoding MdtA/MuxA family multidrug efflux RND transporter periplasmic adaptor subunit has protein sequence MDQHVKDPLIVAPGQTRRPSRWRGFLTGCVVLAVLAGIVWWTRQQAAPPQAGGGRNAGPMSIVPETIGKGDIGVSLNALGTVTSLATVTIRSQISGYLMKIDFKEGDEVKKGDLIAEIDSRPYEATLAQAKGQLARDEAQLKGAQVDLTRYQNLAAQNAVPHQTLDTQVALVAQYQGTVEADRASVKSAEVNLAYCHIVSPINGRVGLRQVDLGNYVTPGDTNGLVVITQLEPISVLLTLPEDNLQAVAKRLREGAVLPTAAYDRSGANKLAEGTLQTFDSQIDATTGTIKLRAQFVNDKRTLYPNQFVNIRLLLDTHKDATTMSTAGIQRGVPGTFVYLVNADSTVSVKPVKLGVTDGDRVEVLSGLTPGDRVVIDGADKLREGAKVVVRSAADAANPAAAKGTASGAAKGDSAKDSKGGADPDKAGGGDHKRSEDGQKK, from the coding sequence ATGGACCAGCATGTCAAAGACCCGTTGATCGTGGCGCCCGGGCAAACCAGGCGGCCATCGCGCTGGCGGGGGTTCCTGACCGGATGCGTCGTGCTGGCGGTGCTCGCCGGCATCGTCTGGTGGACGCGGCAGCAGGCCGCGCCACCGCAGGCCGGCGGCGGGCGCAACGCCGGGCCGATGTCGATCGTGCCGGAGACGATCGGCAAGGGTGATATCGGCGTCAGCCTGAATGCGCTCGGCACCGTGACGTCGCTCGCGACCGTGACCATCCGGAGCCAGATCAGCGGCTACCTGATGAAGATCGATTTCAAGGAAGGCGACGAGGTCAAGAAGGGTGACCTGATCGCCGAGATCGATTCGCGTCCCTATGAGGCGACACTGGCGCAGGCCAAGGGACAGCTCGCCCGCGACGAGGCGCAGCTGAAGGGCGCCCAGGTCGATCTCACCCGCTACCAGAACCTCGCCGCGCAGAACGCGGTGCCGCATCAGACGCTCGACACCCAGGTCGCGCTGGTCGCGCAGTATCAGGGCACGGTCGAGGCCGACCGCGCCTCGGTGAAATCGGCCGAAGTCAATTTGGCGTATTGCCACATCGTGTCGCCGATCAACGGGCGGGTCGGACTGCGCCAGGTCGACCTCGGCAATTACGTGACGCCGGGCGACACCAACGGCCTCGTCGTGATCACCCAGCTCGAGCCGATCAGCGTGCTGCTCACGCTGCCGGAGGACAATTTGCAAGCGGTCGCGAAGCGGTTGAGGGAGGGCGCGGTGCTGCCGACGGCGGCCTATGACCGCAGCGGCGCCAACAAGCTCGCCGAGGGGACGCTGCAGACTTTCGACAGCCAGATCGATGCGACCACCGGCACGATCAAGCTGCGCGCCCAGTTCGTGAACGACAAGCGCACGCTGTATCCGAACCAGTTCGTCAACATCCGCCTGCTGCTCGACACCCACAAGGATGCCACGACGATGTCGACCGCCGGCATCCAGCGCGGCGTTCCCGGCACCTTCGTCTATCTCGTCAACGCCGACAGCACGGTCTCGGTGAAGCCGGTCAAGCTCGGTGTCACCGACGGCGACCGGGTCGAGGTGCTCTCGGGACTGACTCCCGGCGATCGCGTCGTGATCGACGGCGCCGACAAGCTGCGCGAGGGCGCCAAGGTGGTGGTGCGTTCCGCCGCCGACGCCGCGAACCCCGCCGCCGCCAAGGGGACGGCGAGTGGGGCCGCCAAGGGCGACAGCGCGAAAGATAGCAAGGGCGGCGCCGACCCCGACAAGGCGGGAGGCGGCGACCACAAGCGGTCCGAGGACGGGCAGAAGAAATGA
- a CDS encoding efflux transporter outer membrane subunit, with product MPTGAALRYSRKLQKPVRVLRVAALGGLSLGLSLGLSGCIPGAEKPELSLEVPASYKTAAKGDADAAVPALAWWRGFRSPELTGLMESAQLYNLDIAVAIAQIVQADAQAGVSGAALLPSISGSANAERQKVATGSSSVLGGSSGTFSQYSLGLSASYIVDFWGKNRATLSASEESATSARYNREVVALTTMATVANTYFQVLAAQDQIKVTRRNLAAAERILALIKSQFAGGTASQLDLSQQEALVATQRAAIPPLEVTVGQNSAALAVLVARAPANFTVRGGSTTQIAVPRVTPGLPSELLYQRPDVRQAEAQLASSNFSVDAARAAFFPQIQLTGTTGFQSAALASLFAPGAWYYTLAAGLTQPLFDGFLLESQLKLAKGQQLQNLQAYRKAVLSAFADVEKALIALQKYTLQERLQSDVVAASRKAFEVAETQLRGGTVNLITVLQAQQTLFTAENNLVTVRLNKLLAASSLFQALGGGWTPAGTLAAAVP from the coding sequence ATGCCGACAGGTGCAGCGTTGCGATATTCTCGGAAGTTGCAGAAACCGGTCCGGGTTCTGCGCGTGGCTGCGCTCGGCGGCCTCAGCCTTGGTCTGAGCCTCGGCCTGTCCGGCTGCATTCCCGGGGCGGAGAAGCCCGAGCTCAGCCTCGAAGTGCCGGCGAGCTACAAGACCGCGGCCAAGGGCGACGCCGACGCCGCGGTCCCGGCGCTGGCCTGGTGGCGCGGCTTCCGCTCGCCCGAGCTGACCGGGCTGATGGAGTCGGCGCAGCTCTACAATCTCGATATCGCGGTGGCGATCGCCCAGATCGTGCAGGCCGACGCGCAGGCCGGCGTGTCCGGCGCCGCACTGCTGCCGTCGATCTCGGGATCGGCGAATGCCGAGCGTCAGAAGGTCGCGACGGGATCGAGTTCCGTGCTCGGCGGCAGCAGCGGGACGTTCTCGCAGTACAGTCTGGGCTTAAGCGCGAGCTATATCGTCGATTTCTGGGGCAAGAACCGCGCGACGCTGTCGGCGTCGGAGGAGAGCGCCACCAGCGCCCGCTATAATCGAGAAGTCGTCGCGCTGACCACGATGGCGACGGTGGCCAACACCTATTTCCAGGTGCTGGCGGCGCAGGACCAGATCAAGGTCACCCGACGTAACCTGGCGGCGGCCGAGCGCATCCTTGCGCTGATCAAGTCGCAATTCGCCGGCGGCACCGCCTCGCAGCTCGACCTGTCGCAGCAGGAAGCGCTCGTCGCGACGCAGCGCGCGGCGATCCCGCCGCTCGAAGTGACGGTCGGCCAGAACAGCGCGGCGCTCGCCGTGCTGGTGGCGCGCGCGCCGGCCAATTTCACTGTGCGCGGCGGCAGCACCACGCAGATCGCGGTGCCGCGCGTGACGCCGGGGCTGCCGTCGGAACTGCTCTACCAGCGGCCTGACGTGCGCCAGGCTGAGGCGCAGCTTGCGTCCTCGAATTTCAGCGTCGACGCGGCGCGCGCGGCGTTCTTCCCGCAGATCCAGCTGACCGGCACCACGGGCTTCCAGAGCGCGGCGCTCGCCTCGCTGTTCGCGCCGGGCGCCTGGTACTACACCCTCGCCGCAGGGCTGACCCAGCCGCTGTTCGACGGCTTCCTGCTGGAGAGCCAACTCAAGCTCGCCAAGGGCCAGCAGCTGCAAAACCTGCAGGCCTATCGCAAGGCGGTGCTGTCGGCCTTCGCCGACGTCGAGAAGGCGCTGATCGCGTTGCAGAAGTACACGTTGCAGGAGCGCCTGCAGTCCGACGTCGTCGCCGCCTCGCGCAAGGCGTTCGAGGTCGCCGAGACGCAATTGCGCGGCGGCACCGTCAACCTGATCACGGTGCTGCAGGCGCAGCAGACGCTGTTCACGGCCGAAAACAATCTCGTCACGGTCAGGCTCAACAAGCTGCTGGCGGCGAGCAGCCTGTTCCAGGCGCTCGGCGGCGGCTGGACGCCCGCCGGCACGCTCGCGGCGGCGGTGCCATGA